In a single window of the Rhizobium tropici CIAT 899 genome:
- a CDS encoding DUF4173 domain-containing protein — MSLSDTLALPANATSSPYRKLLTFISLIALADILLFDEAPGVNLFLFANAVAAGLMISSRRRQSIPKIAAFVILCLVASAPLVETASWMGIITSLIGLCLISLGVGGLLPRQSTRLPLVLLRFLLDLPLRPLRQASYRWLRRLQKPAPDGVRHHLRGWIMPLAFAAGFLALFAMANPLIDKTLRSIDLTFLLQLLSMWRIGFWLVVAALLSVLLHPRLRRRRHHREGGAAVSTRIEDGLFGHAALLRSLLVFNALFAVQTLLDLTYLWGGVSLPDGMSHAEYAHRGAYPLILTAILAAVFVLAAMRRGGPGDRSSLLRGLVHLWIAQNILLCLSSILRLDLYVEVYSLTELRVAAGIWMGLVAIGLFLILLRILLRRSNEWLIALSSAMLVLTLYAAAFADIPAFIARFNVAHSREISGEGIVLDLDYLSTLGPAAIPALDTYLASLPADVNARKVREALLWQHVGRSHDWRSWTYRDARLDAYLKNDATLVR, encoded by the coding sequence ATGAGCCTATCCGATACACTTGCTCTCCCCGCAAACGCCACAAGCAGTCCCTATCGCAAACTCCTCACATTCATTTCCCTTATCGCCCTAGCCGACATTCTTCTCTTCGACGAGGCGCCGGGTGTTAATCTCTTTCTCTTCGCCAATGCCGTCGCCGCCGGCCTGATGATTTCCTCCAGAAGAAGGCAATCGATTCCAAAGATTGCAGCCTTTGTGATCCTTTGCCTTGTTGCGTCGGCGCCGCTTGTCGAGACCGCATCTTGGATGGGCATCATCACCAGCCTGATTGGGCTTTGCTTGATATCGCTGGGTGTCGGCGGATTGCTCCCGCGGCAATCGACGCGCTTGCCATTGGTGCTGCTCCGTTTCCTGCTGGATCTGCCGCTGCGGCCCCTCCGCCAGGCGAGCTATCGCTGGCTGCGGCGGCTGCAGAAGCCAGCGCCGGATGGTGTCCGACATCATCTGCGCGGCTGGATCATGCCGCTGGCGTTTGCTGCCGGCTTTCTTGCTCTTTTCGCTATGGCCAATCCGCTGATCGACAAGACGTTGCGCAGCATCGATCTCACTTTCCTGCTACAGCTGCTGAGCATGTGGCGCATCGGCTTCTGGCTCGTCGTCGCGGCCCTTTTATCGGTGTTGCTTCATCCACGCCTGAGGCGCCGCCGTCACCATCGCGAAGGGGGCGCTGCGGTCAGCACCAGGATTGAGGATGGACTGTTCGGCCATGCCGCATTGCTGCGCTCGCTGCTGGTCTTCAACGCGCTGTTCGCCGTGCAGACACTGCTCGATCTCACCTATCTCTGGGGTGGCGTCAGCCTGCCGGATGGCATGAGCCACGCCGAATACGCCCATCGCGGCGCCTATCCGCTGATACTGACAGCAATCCTTGCCGCCGTCTTCGTGCTTGCCGCCATGCGGCGCGGCGGGCCGGGCGACAGAAGTTCCCTGCTTCGCGGCCTGGTGCATCTCTGGATCGCGCAGAACATCCTGCTCTGCCTTTCCTCCATTCTACGGCTCGATCTCTATGTCGAAGTCTATTCGCTGACGGAGCTGCGCGTCGCGGCCGGCATCTGGATGGGCTTGGTCGCCATCGGCCTCTTCCTCATCCTCCTGCGCATCCTGCTTCGTCGCTCCAACGAGTGGCTGATTGCGTTAAGCTCCGCAATGCTGGTTCTCACACTCTATGCCGCCGCATTCGCCGACATTCCCGCCTTCATCGCTCGCTTCAACGTTGCCCATAGCCGCGAAATATCGGGCGAAGGCATCGTTCTCGATCTCGATTATCTCTCGACGCTCGGCCCTGCCGCCATTCCGGCACTCGACACCTATCTGGCATCGCTGCCTGCCGACGTGAATGCTCGCAAGGTGCGCGAAGCACTATTATGGCAGCATGTCGGACGCTCGCACGATTGGCGAAGCTGGACCTATCGCGATGCTCGTCTCGATGCTTACCTCAAAAATGATGCGACCCTTGTCAGATGA
- a CDS encoding response regulator transcription factor yields the protein MAPRILVADDEPNIRDVICFALDRAGMKTTTARNGTEAMMAFHKGGLDLIVLDVGMPEMDGLEVCRRIRKASNLPILFLSARDEEIDRILGLEIGGDDYVTKPFSPRELVARVRTILKRSGHGSEPDATNGSVSAGSLRLNRGSRTASFADVPLTLTALEFSILETLLSRPEIVFSRDQLMEAAYGADMQVADRTIDSHIRNLRAKLLAVGGKGIIATVHGVGFKLTSATEGNA from the coding sequence ATGGCACCGCGCATCCTCGTCGCCGACGACGAACCGAATATTCGCGACGTGATCTGCTTCGCGCTCGACCGCGCCGGCATGAAGACGACCACCGCGCGCAACGGCACAGAGGCCATGATGGCCTTTCACAAAGGCGGTCTCGATCTCATCGTCCTTGATGTCGGCATGCCTGAGATGGACGGGCTGGAAGTCTGCCGCCGCATCCGCAAGGCATCGAACCTTCCGATCCTCTTCCTCTCGGCGCGCGACGAAGAAATCGACAGGATCCTCGGCCTGGAAATCGGTGGCGACGATTATGTCACCAAACCTTTCAGTCCGCGCGAGCTGGTGGCCCGGGTCCGCACCATCTTGAAGCGAAGCGGCCATGGCTCGGAGCCGGATGCGACCAATGGCTCCGTGTCCGCGGGATCTCTGCGGCTCAATCGCGGTAGCCGCACCGCCAGTTTCGCCGATGTGCCGCTCACCTTGACGGCGCTCGAATTCTCGATCCTCGAGACGCTGCTATCGCGCCCCGAGATCGTCTTCAGCCGCGATCAACTGATGGAAGCGGCCTATGGCGCTGACATGCAGGTGGCCGACCGCACCATAGACAGCCATATCCGCAATCTCCGCGCCAAGCTTTTGGCCGTTGGCGGCAAAGGCATCATCGCCACGGTGCACGGCGTCGGCTTTAAACTGACATCGGCGACAGAAGGAAACGCTTGA
- a CDS encoding sensor histidine kinase: protein MRTPRVKSKWRPPLALIVYSVLLTVMMLPMLTIIWFRVVRAASGAMAPAELATLAAVLILTLIVAYVLTRTLTTPINALIARTEEIARGGRSAIRPLEIYGTREVATLSQSFLDLAGKLVDHSDYVRSFATHVSHELKSPLTSIRGAAELLRDDVDNPMSREQRNRFLTNIIADTERLDRLLSRLRELAKAELPSEQGSSSLRDVIAQLETQFRQLAIIDESSADEMLALPGEAASIIFANLAENAFQNGATGLAIKASGEGRGITIQIRDNGCGIANGNRDRIFEPFFSTRRDDGGTGMGLGIVRAMLASHGGSIELLESSKDGTAFQIILPIAA from the coding sequence ATGCGTACGCCGCGGGTGAAGTCGAAATGGCGGCCGCCGCTCGCCCTCATCGTCTACTCGGTGCTTCTGACCGTGATGATGCTGCCGATGCTCACAATCATCTGGTTTCGGGTCGTGCGCGCCGCCTCCGGCGCCATGGCGCCGGCGGAGCTCGCCACCCTCGCCGCCGTTCTGATCCTCACCCTAATCGTCGCCTATGTGCTGACGCGCACGCTGACTACACCGATCAATGCCCTGATTGCCCGGACCGAGGAGATCGCCCGCGGCGGACGCTCCGCGATCCGGCCGCTCGAAATCTACGGCACGCGCGAGGTCGCGACCCTTTCACAGAGCTTTCTCGATCTCGCCGGCAAGCTGGTCGATCATTCCGATTATGTGCGCTCCTTTGCCACCCATGTCTCGCACGAGCTGAAATCGCCCCTCACCTCGATCAGGGGAGCTGCAGAACTGCTTCGCGACGACGTCGACAATCCGATGAGCCGCGAGCAGCGCAACCGCTTCCTTACAAACATCATCGCCGACACCGAACGGCTGGATCGGCTATTGTCACGACTGCGGGAGCTGGCAAAGGCCGAGCTGCCGTCCGAACAGGGGTCAAGCAGCCTTCGCGATGTCATTGCCCAGTTGGAGACGCAATTTCGCCAATTGGCGATTATCGACGAAAGCAGCGCCGACGAGATGCTGGCATTACCCGGCGAGGCCGCAAGCATCATCTTTGCCAATCTGGCGGAAAATGCCTTTCAGAACGGCGCGACAGGCCTCGCAATCAAGGCAAGCGGCGAAGGGCGTGGGATAACGATCCAAATTCGCGACAATGGTTGCGGCATTGCCAATGGCAATCGGGATCGCATCTTCGAACCCTTCTTCTCGACGCGCCGGGACGATGGCGGCACTGGCATGGGCCTTGGCATCGTCAGAGCAATGCTCGCTTCCCACGGAGGCAGCATCGAGTTGCTTGAGAGCAGCAAGGATGGCACAGCATTTCAGATCATCCTTCCCATCGCCGCCTGA
- a CDS encoding acyl-[ACP]--phospholipid O-acyltransferase, translated as MQTHLMRSRKFAPLFWTQFLTAFNDNFLKQTLVFVILAQMATEGAALVTLAGGIFIVPFLFLSAIAGELADKYDKAGMAELLKRCELLVAAISVVGIAFSSIWILMLALFGFGVISSLFGPIKYGILPDHLANRDLPKANAWIEGGTFIAILTGTMVAAVAFREGENVWIFGPMMMGLSILCWFAARMIPATGSKAPDLVVDTNVVRSSYRLVNELRADSRIWRASLMNCWFWFVGAFIMSMLPVMVTDILGGSEIVVPAYLAIFAISVAIGSAIAGWMAAGRIVLLPAPIGMLIVALFGLDLGWNLWGLQSTRHAETILAFFAGPKTIRVAIDLAGMAIGGAFLAVPTFSAMQSWANVDRRARVIGASNVLSALFIAVGLALVAVLQGVGLSISVIILSISVLNIAIAWLMLKMLPTNAFRDLISIIFRAFMRLEVEGLENIRKAGPAPIIALNHVSLLDGALALAITEEEPVFAIDYAFAKKWWMRPLLKMCKFLPLDPTKPMGTRSLIKVIQDGSPVGIFPEGRLTVTGTLMKVYDGAAMVADKTGAMIVPVRINGLEKSYASYLTSSHVRRRLFPKVKVTILEPVKLDVPAELKGRKRRIAAGAALYQIMSTLMFRTADTNNTVLGRVIDSAHEYGGKKLAVEDPIAGKLSYAKLLTGAAVLGAKFRKMFPNEKTLGVMLPNANGTAATVLGVMSAGKVPAMLNFTAGAANILSACRTAEVKHVLCSRAFITQAKLGPVVEELEKQVAFVWLDELRTQITFFDKIVGLMRKYRPLVKRNADDPAVVLFTSGSEGAPKGVVLTHRNVLSNAAQAASRIDFHPGDKVFNVLPMFHSFGLTAGTILPLVSGVPVFFYPSPLHYRIVPELIYVSNATIVFGTDTFLNGYARTAHPYDLRSIRYIFSGAEPVKASTREVYMEKFGLRILEGYGVTEAAPVISLNTPMYNRTGTVGKIMPGMEWKLEPVPGIDEGGRLLIRGANVMAGYLRADNPGVLEPLPEGWHDTGDIVTIDEDGFVKIRGRAKRFAKIGGEMISLAAVETLAAQLWPGALSVVSAVPDAKKGERLVLLTDAVNATRGDFLAFAKSKGATEMMVPAEVTVGKVPVLGSGKVDFVTARAMALEAQAQSQAA; from the coding sequence ATGCAAACGCACCTGATGAGATCGAGGAAGTTCGCGCCGCTGTTCTGGACGCAATTCCTGACTGCATTCAACGACAATTTCTTAAAGCAGACTCTGGTTTTCGTTATTCTCGCGCAGATGGCGACGGAGGGTGCGGCGCTGGTCACACTAGCCGGCGGCATCTTCATCGTGCCGTTCCTGTTTCTGTCGGCGATTGCCGGTGAGCTTGCCGACAAATACGACAAGGCTGGGATGGCGGAGCTTTTGAAGCGCTGCGAACTCCTGGTGGCGGCGATCTCGGTCGTCGGCATCGCCTTCTCCTCGATCTGGATCCTGATGCTCGCCCTCTTCGGCTTCGGCGTCATTTCCTCGCTCTTCGGCCCGATCAAATACGGCATCCTGCCCGATCATCTGGCAAACCGGGATCTCCCCAAGGCCAACGCCTGGATCGAGGGCGGCACCTTCATCGCCATCCTCACCGGCACCATGGTTGCGGCCGTCGCCTTCCGCGAGGGCGAGAATGTCTGGATCTTCGGGCCGATGATGATGGGGCTTTCCATCCTCTGCTGGTTTGCCGCCCGCATGATTCCCGCGACCGGCTCCAAGGCACCCGATCTCGTCGTCGACACCAATGTCGTGCGCTCCAGCTACAGGCTGGTCAATGAGCTTCGCGCCGATAGCCGCATTTGGCGGGCGTCGCTGATGAATTGCTGGTTCTGGTTCGTTGGCGCCTTCATCATGTCGATGCTGCCGGTCATGGTCACCGATATTCTCGGCGGCTCGGAAATCGTCGTTCCCGCTTATCTCGCGATCTTCGCCATCTCCGTCGCCATCGGCTCTGCCATTGCCGGATGGATGGCGGCTGGCCGCATCGTGCTTCTGCCGGCGCCCATCGGCATGCTGATCGTCGCTCTCTTCGGCCTCGATCTCGGCTGGAACCTATGGGGTCTGCAGTCGACCCGCCATGCTGAAACCATTCTTGCCTTCTTCGCCGGACCGAAAACGATCCGCGTTGCCATCGATCTCGCCGGCATGGCGATCGGCGGTGCTTTCCTGGCCGTTCCGACCTTCTCGGCCATGCAGAGCTGGGCGAATGTGGATCGCCGCGCCCGCGTCATCGGAGCCTCGAATGTGCTTTCCGCTCTCTTCATTGCCGTGGGTTTGGCGCTTGTGGCCGTGCTTCAAGGCGTGGGTCTGTCGATCTCGGTCATCATTCTCAGCATCTCCGTGCTCAACATCGCAATCGCCTGGCTCATGCTGAAAATGCTGCCGACCAACGCCTTTCGCGATCTGATCTCCATCATCTTCCGCGCCTTCATGCGGCTGGAAGTGGAAGGTCTTGAAAACATCCGCAAGGCAGGTCCCGCGCCGATCATCGCGCTCAACCATGTGAGCCTGCTGGACGGCGCACTCGCGCTTGCCATCACCGAGGAAGAGCCTGTCTTCGCCATCGACTATGCCTTCGCCAAGAAGTGGTGGATGCGGCCGCTTTTGAAGATGTGCAAGTTCCTGCCGCTCGATCCGACCAAGCCGATGGGGACGCGCTCGCTGATCAAGGTCATCCAGGATGGCAGCCCGGTCGGCATCTTCCCCGAGGGGCGCCTGACCGTCACCGGCACGCTGATGAAGGTCTATGACGGTGCAGCCATGGTCGCCGACAAGACCGGCGCGATGATCGTTCCCGTCCGCATCAACGGACTGGAAAAGAGCTACGCCTCCTATCTGACCTCGAGCCATGTTCGCCGCCGTCTCTTCCCCAAGGTCAAGGTGACGATCCTCGAGCCGGTCAAGCTCGATGTTCCCGCCGAGCTCAAGGGCAGGAAGCGCCGTATCGCCGCCGGTGCTGCGCTCTACCAGATCATGTCGACGCTGATGTTCCGCACCGCCGACACCAACAATACAGTCCTCGGCCGCGTCATCGACAGCGCCCATGAATATGGCGGCAAGAAACTTGCCGTCGAGGACCCGATCGCCGGCAAGCTCTCCTATGCCAAGCTCCTGACCGGCGCTGCGGTACTCGGCGCCAAGTTCAGGAAGATGTTCCCGAACGAGAAGACGCTGGGCGTCATGCTGCCGAACGCCAACGGCACGGCCGCAACCGTCCTTGGCGTGATGTCGGCGGGCAAGGTTCCGGCCATGCTGAACTTCACGGCGGGTGCGGCCAACATCCTGTCTGCATGCCGGACGGCGGAGGTCAAGCATGTGCTCTGCTCGCGCGCTTTCATCACGCAGGCGAAACTCGGCCCAGTGGTCGAGGAGCTCGAAAAGCAGGTGGCCTTCGTCTGGCTGGATGAACTGCGCACGCAGATCACCTTCTTCGACAAGATCGTCGGCCTCATGCGCAAATATCGGCCGCTGGTAAAGCGCAACGCCGATGACCCGGCCGTGGTCCTCTTCACCTCCGGTTCGGAAGGGGCGCCGAAGGGCGTGGTGCTGACGCACCGCAATGTCCTCTCGAACGCTGCCCAGGCCGCCTCGCGCATCGACTTCCACCCGGGCGACAAGGTGTTCAACGTCCTGCCGATGTTCCACTCCTTCGGCCTGACGGCAGGCACGATCCTGCCGCTGGTCTCCGGTGTGCCGGTGTTCTTCTATCCCTCGCCGCTGCACTATCGCATCGTGCCGGAGCTGATCTACGTCTCCAACGCCACCATCGTCTTCGGTACCGATACATTTCTGAACGGCTATGCCCGCACCGCCCATCCTTACGACCTGAGATCGATCCGCTACATCTTCTCAGGCGCCGAGCCGGTGAAAGCATCGACCCGCGAGGTCTATATGGAGAAGTTCGGCCTGCGCATCCTGGAAGGCTATGGCGTGACCGAGGCCGCGCCGGTGATCTCGCTGAACACGCCGATGTACAATCGCACCGGAACGGTCGGCAAGATCATGCCGGGCATGGAATGGAAGCTCGAGCCGGTTCCCGGCATCGATGAGGGCGGCCGCCTTCTCATCCGTGGCGCCAACGTCATGGCCGGCTACCTGCGCGCCGACAATCCCGGTGTTCTCGAACCGCTACCGGAGGGTTGGCACGATACCGGCGACATCGTCACCATCGATGAGGATGGCTTCGTCAAGATTCGCGGCCGCGCCAAGCGCTTCGCCAAGATCGGCGGTGAGATGATCTCGCTTGCCGCTGTGGAGACGCTTGCCGCACAGCTCTGGCCGGGTGCCCTCAGCGTCGTCTCGGCTGTACCCGATGCCAAGAAGGGCGAGCGTCTTGTGCTCCTGACCGATGCGGTGAACGCCACGCGAGGCGACTTCCTCGCCTTCGCCAAATCGAAGGGTGCCACAGAAATGATGGTTCCCGCCGAAGTGACCGTCGGCAAGGTGCCGGTTCTCGGCTCCGGCAAGGTCGATTTCGTCACGGCACGCGCGATGGCTTTGGAAGCTCAAGCGCAGTCACAGGCAGCGTAG
- a CDS encoding YiaA/YiaB family inner membrane protein gives MNDSFQKHSQAWVSFSYISFAAAAFMLLVGLYMMPIDLWGKGYLAMGILMLVQTAVNVTKTIRDNSEADKLIRKVEDARTEKLLVKFNRDGQD, from the coding sequence ATGAACGACAGCTTCCAGAAACATTCCCAGGCTTGGGTCAGCTTCTCCTACATTTCTTTTGCCGCTGCAGCTTTTATGCTCCTCGTCGGCCTTTACATGATGCCGATCGATCTTTGGGGCAAAGGCTATCTCGCCATGGGCATCCTGATGCTGGTGCAGACCGCGGTCAACGTCACCAAGACGATCCGCGACAACAGCGAGGCTGACAAGCTGATCCGCAAGGTAGAAGATGCCCGTACGGAAAAGCTTCTGGTTAAGTTCAATCGTGACGGTCAGGACTAA
- a CDS encoding PspA/IM30 family protein: protein MFNSILTLIRGRAYDAEQAFIDRNAVPLLAQQIREAASAIQLARRAVAIAIAQNEQEKNRHAAITGRIADLETRAVAALQKGSDALAREAAEAIAQLEAERDASEKAQARFTQTIGKLKATVRTSEARLQELQRGERLARATEQTQKLNAACDDNSGLATLDDAEETLARLEAYQSRCEIAASAMKEMDAASRQAHIIEKLANAGCGAPLGPSADDVLARLRQRLNSAA, encoded by the coding sequence ATGTTCAATTCAATTCTGACGCTCATTCGCGGCCGCGCCTACGATGCGGAACAGGCGTTCATCGATCGCAACGCCGTGCCGCTGCTGGCCCAGCAGATCCGCGAGGCGGCCAGCGCCATTCAGTTGGCACGCCGGGCCGTGGCGATCGCCATCGCGCAGAATGAGCAGGAAAAGAACCGGCACGCAGCGATTACCGGTCGCATCGCGGACCTGGAAACCCGCGCCGTCGCCGCCCTGCAGAAGGGTAGCGACGCACTTGCGCGGGAAGCGGCCGAGGCAATTGCCCAGCTCGAAGCCGAGCGGGATGCTTCCGAGAAGGCCCAGGCCCGATTCACTCAGACGATCGGCAAGCTCAAGGCAACCGTTCGCACATCGGAAGCGCGGCTGCAGGAACTGCAACGCGGCGAGCGGCTGGCGCGCGCCACCGAGCAGACGCAGAAACTCAACGCCGCCTGCGACGACAATTCCGGCCTGGCAACGCTCGACGATGCCGAGGAGACGCTGGCCCGTCTCGAGGCCTATCAGAGCCGCTGCGAGATTGCGGCCTCTGCCATGAAGGAAATGGATGCTGCGAGCCGGCAGGCACATATCATCGAAAAACTCGCCAATGCCGGCTGCGGCGCACCGCTCGGCCCTTCCGCCGACGACGTGCTGGCCCGCCTGCGCCAACGCCTGAATTCAGCAGCCTGA
- a CDS encoding TetR/AcrR family transcriptional regulator → MARKTLEKREDLKQRLIEAARNRIAADGLSNLRARDVTQDVGCALGGLYTVFADLDDLVIHVNSATLKALEASLALTEVRDHTPADRLRNLARGYLRFAVTHRNLWKALFDHRPPDDRPSPEWHLEEHMFLMGVIAEPLAELQPNMSETARAIRARTLFGAVHGVVSISLEGRFVGLPIESLEQELDDFILTVAAGAAARQG, encoded by the coding sequence ATGGCTAGAAAAACCCTGGAAAAGCGAGAGGATCTGAAACAGCGGTTAATCGAGGCGGCGCGCAATCGCATCGCTGCCGACGGGCTCTCAAACCTGAGGGCGCGCGACGTCACGCAGGATGTCGGCTGCGCTCTCGGAGGTCTTTACACTGTCTTTGCCGATCTCGACGACCTCGTCATTCACGTCAATTCGGCGACGCTGAAGGCGCTTGAGGCATCGCTGGCGCTGACGGAGGTTCGAGATCATACGCCAGCGGACCGGCTGCGCAATCTCGCGCGCGGCTATCTGCGCTTTGCGGTTACCCATCGCAATCTGTGGAAGGCGCTGTTCGACCATCGGCCTCCGGATGACCGCCCCAGCCCCGAATGGCACCTGGAAGAGCATATGTTCCTGATGGGCGTCATTGCCGAGCCGCTCGCGGAGTTGCAGCCGAACATGTCGGAAACGGCGCGCGCCATCCGCGCGAGAACGCTTTTCGGCGCTGTGCATGGCGTCGTCAGCATCAGCCTCGAAGGGCGTTTCGTTGGTCTGCCGATCGAAAGCCTGGAACAGGAACTCGACGACTTCATCCTGACGGTCGCAGCCGGAGCTGCGGCACGACAAGGCTAG
- a CDS encoding polysaccharide deacetylase family protein, producing the protein MGGLDNQRNAVFSWLLAGIFLAVCALGAQAADKTIYLTFDDGPLPGTKNILAVLSEEKVPAAMFMVGLHVETIPSGRDLLAEAKAMSLVTVGNHSYSHANNRYRKYYSDTQAVVADMRHANEVLGLTPIVNARLPGRDVFRLPTVSREDLSINVAQWEREWLDYELVAEAGFYLFGWDFEWVHSDDGKPVQSVDHLVNEIDHLFQYGRFTQRGKMILLMHDEMFQDQFNGRENLQSLIRMLRDRGYAFGDIRNYAPSKP; encoded by the coding sequence TTGGGCGGATTGGACAATCAACGGAATGCCGTGTTCTCATGGCTGCTTGCCGGCATCTTCCTTGCTGTATGCGCCCTCGGTGCCCAGGCGGCCGACAAGACGATTTATCTCACATTCGACGACGGCCCCTTGCCGGGAACGAAGAACATCCTCGCCGTGCTGAGCGAGGAAAAGGTTCCGGCCGCCATGTTCATGGTTGGCTTGCATGTCGAAACCATTCCATCCGGGCGCGACCTGCTTGCCGAAGCCAAGGCCATGTCGCTCGTGACCGTCGGCAACCACAGCTATAGTCACGCCAACAATCGTTACAGGAAATATTACTCCGATACCCAGGCAGTGGTTGCGGACATGCGCCATGCCAACGAAGTGCTCGGCCTGACGCCGATCGTCAATGCGCGGCTGCCGGGCAGAGACGTCTTCCGGCTTCCGACCGTATCGAGGGAGGATCTATCCATCAACGTTGCCCAATGGGAGCGCGAATGGCTGGATTACGAGCTCGTCGCCGAAGCTGGCTTCTATCTCTTCGGCTGGGATTTCGAGTGGGTGCATAGCGATGACGGCAAACCAGTCCAATCGGTGGACCATCTCGTCAACGAGATCGATCATCTTTTCCAGTACGGTCGTTTCACGCAGCGGGGCAAGATGATCCTGCTCATGCATGACGAGATGTTTCAGGACCAGTTCAACGGCCGCGAAAACTTGCAGTCGCTGATCCGCATGCTGCGGGATCGTGGTTACGCCTTCGGCGACATCAGGAATTACGCGCCCTCGAAACCTTAA
- the minE gene encoding cell division topological specificity factor MinE, producing MSIFGLFRKQRSAPMARERLQILLAHERASVGSDLVSVLREEILAVIAKHVQVDRDKVQVKMDRDKDVSMLEIDVEIPRDATLKAA from the coding sequence ATGAGCATTTTCGGATTGTTCCGCAAGCAGAGATCTGCACCGATGGCGCGCGAGCGTCTGCAGATCCTTCTTGCCCACGAACGCGCCTCCGTTGGCTCGGATCTCGTATCCGTGCTGAGAGAGGAAATCCTCGCCGTCATCGCCAAGCATGTGCAGGTCGATCGCGACAAGGTGCAGGTGAAGATGGATCGCGACAAGGACGTCTCCATGCTGGAGATCGATGTCGAGATCCCGCGTGATGCGACCTTGAAGGCCGCCTGA
- the minD gene encoding septum site-determining protein MinD: MGKVIVVTSGKGGVGKTTSTAALGAALAQRNEKVVVVDFDVGLRNLDLVMGAERRVVYDLVNVIHGDAKLPQALIRDKRLETLFLLPASQTRDKDNLTPEGVERVINELKNYFDWVICDSPAGIERGATLAMRHADVAVVVTNPEVSSVRDSDRIIGLLDSKTLKAERGERMEKHLLLTRFDAARAERGDMLKVDDVLEILSIPLLGIIPESTDVLRASNLGSPVTLADARCAPSLAYFDAARRLAGEQVPITIPGEKRGIFGKIFARRAA, encoded by the coding sequence ATGGGCAAGGTAATCGTCGTCACATCAGGCAAGGGCGGAGTTGGAAAGACGACTTCGACGGCCGCATTGGGGGCGGCTCTGGCACAGAGAAACGAAAAGGTCGTCGTCGTCGATTTCGATGTCGGTCTGCGCAATCTCGATCTGGTCATGGGCGCGGAACGCCGCGTGGTCTACGACCTCGTCAACGTCATTCACGGCGACGCCAAGCTGCCGCAGGCGCTGATCCGAGACAAGCGGCTGGAGACGCTCTTCCTCCTGCCGGCCTCGCAGACCCGCGACAAGGACAATCTGACGCCCGAGGGTGTCGAGCGGGTCATCAACGAGCTCAAGAACTATTTCGACTGGGTCATCTGCGACAGCCCGGCCGGTATCGAGCGCGGTGCCACCCTTGCCATGCGCCATGCCGACGTCGCCGTCGTCGTCACCAACCCGGAAGTTTCGTCGGTGCGCGATTCCGACCGGATCATCGGTCTGCTGGACTCCAAGACGCTGAAGGCGGAACGCGGCGAGCGCATGGAAAAGCACCTGCTGCTGACCCGCTTCGATGCGGCCCGCGCCGAGCGCGGCGACATGCTGAAGGTCGACGACGTGCTGGAGATCCTCTCCATTCCGCTCCTCGGCATTATCCCGGAAAGCACGGACGTTCTGCGCGCCTCCAACCTCGGCTCTCCGGTCACGCTTGCCGATGCGCGCTGCGCACCGTCGCTTGCCTATTTCGACGCCGCACGCCGCCTTGCCGGCGAGCAGGTGCCGATCACCATCCCCGGCGAGAAGCGGGGTATCTTCGGCAAAATCTTCGCAAGGAGGGCCGCATGA